From one Actinomyces sp. Marseille-P3109 genomic stretch:
- the thrB gene encoding homoserine kinase, whose product MRIVYERAAVRVPATTANMGPGFDSFGMAFRYYDEVSVRPITGVTRVIVEGVGAETVPTDDDNLVVQALRAGLDAVGAPQAGFEMRCVNRIPHGGGMGSSASAAVAGLMLARGLISEPEALSDDRIFSLATEFEGHPDNVAPAVFGGATVAWVERGGHPRMAPMPVDASLGVSLLIPPSTTRLSTKEARQVLPVSVPREDALFNTSRAAVLMLALAGRPDLLMAGTEDRLHQEYRRGVLPASMAVMDSLREQGYPAVISGAGPTVLVLSPLAEQTRFTLENHGWSVLTPGIDTRGAVLTS is encoded by the coding sequence ATGCGCATCGTCTACGAGCGCGCCGCCGTCCGTGTCCCGGCCACGACGGCCAACATGGGGCCCGGCTTCGACTCCTTCGGTATGGCCTTCCGCTACTACGACGAGGTCTCGGTGCGCCCCATCACCGGCGTCACCCGAGTCATCGTTGAAGGTGTCGGCGCCGAGACGGTCCCCACCGACGACGACAACCTCGTCGTGCAGGCCCTGCGGGCCGGCCTGGACGCCGTCGGCGCCCCGCAGGCCGGCTTCGAGATGCGCTGCGTCAACCGGATCCCCCACGGCGGGGGCATGGGGTCGTCGGCCAGTGCCGCGGTGGCCGGGCTCATGCTGGCGCGCGGCCTCATCTCCGAGCCGGAGGCCCTCAGCGATGACCGGATCTTCTCCCTGGCCACCGAGTTCGAGGGGCACCCCGACAACGTCGCCCCCGCCGTCTTCGGCGGCGCGACCGTCGCCTGGGTCGAACGCGGTGGGCACCCGCGCATGGCGCCCATGCCCGTGGACGCCTCCCTGGGGGTGAGCCTGCTCATCCCGCCGTCGACCACGCGCCTGTCCACCAAGGAGGCCCGCCAGGTTCTGCCCGTCTCCGTGCCGCGCGAGGATGCCCTGTTCAACACCTCCCGGGCGGCCGTACTCATGCTGGCCCTCGCCGGGCGTCCCGACCTGCTCATGGCCGGCACCGAGGACCGGCTCCACCAGGAGTACCGGCGCGGGGTCCTGCCCGCCTCCATGGCGGTCATGGACTCCCTGCGCGAGCAGGGATACCCGGCAGTCATCTCCGGTGCGGGGCCCACGGTGCTGGTCCTGTCCCCCCTGGCCGAGCAGACCCGCTTCACCCTGGAGAACCACGGCTGGAGCGTGCTCACTCCCGGTATCGACACCCGTGGTGCGGTCCTGACCTCCTGA
- a CDS encoding homoserine dehydrogenase produces MAQDSSPAQRTLTVGVLGAGTVGSQVIRLLTEQADDFAARSGARLEITGVAVRDVNAPRGTSVPRNLLTDDATAVATGNDLVIELIGGIEPARTLILAAFKAGASVITGNKALIAAHGPELYAAAAAAGTDFYYEAAVAGAIPVVYALRESMAGDRVTSVLGIVNGTTNYILDEMSTKGLSFETALATAQELGYAEADPTADVDGLDAAAKAAIIASLAFHTRVGLDDVSVEGIREVTADDIREAHASGCELKLLAIAQRREDEHARGVSVRVHPALVPNDHPLASVHGAYNAVLVEAESAGRLMFYGQGAGGAPTASAVLSDVVAAAAHRVHGGQAPRESSYAHLPVLGPEAAVTRYQIQLRSDDSVGSLAAMATVFADNGVSINSVRQSAYVTTDGSDDQAVVTFVTHPAPVFHLDAAVEGLRASDRVAEVVSVQRVEGE; encoded by the coding sequence GTGGCTCAGGACTCTTCCCCCGCCCAGCGCACCCTCACCGTCGGCGTCCTCGGCGCCGGGACCGTCGGCAGCCAGGTGATTCGTCTGCTCACCGAGCAGGCCGATGACTTCGCCGCCCGCTCCGGTGCGCGCCTTGAGATCACGGGCGTCGCCGTGCGCGACGTCAACGCTCCACGAGGCACCTCGGTGCCCCGGAACCTCCTCACCGATGACGCCACCGCCGTCGCCACCGGGAACGATCTGGTCATCGAGCTCATCGGCGGGATCGAGCCGGCCCGAACCCTCATCCTGGCGGCCTTCAAGGCCGGGGCCAGCGTCATCACCGGCAACAAGGCCCTCATCGCCGCCCACGGCCCCGAGCTCTACGCGGCTGCTGCCGCGGCCGGCACCGACTTCTACTACGAGGCCGCCGTCGCCGGTGCCATCCCGGTCGTCTACGCGCTGCGCGAGTCGATGGCCGGCGACCGCGTCACCAGCGTGCTCGGCATCGTCAACGGCACCACCAACTACATCCTCGACGAGATGAGCACCAAGGGCCTGTCCTTCGAGACCGCCCTGGCCACCGCCCAGGAGCTCGGCTACGCCGAGGCCGACCCCACCGCGGACGTCGACGGACTGGACGCCGCTGCCAAGGCCGCCATCATCGCCTCCCTCGCCTTCCACACCCGCGTGGGCCTCGACGACGTCTCCGTTGAGGGCATCCGAGAGGTCACCGCCGACGACATCCGCGAGGCCCACGCCTCGGGCTGCGAGCTCAAGCTGCTCGCCATCGCCCAGCGCCGCGAGGACGAGCACGCCCGCGGCGTCTCCGTGCGCGTCCACCCCGCCCTCGTGCCCAACGACCACCCCCTGGCCAGCGTGCACGGCGCCTACAACGCCGTCCTCGTCGAGGCCGAGAGCGCTGGGCGCCTCATGTTCTACGGGCAGGGCGCCGGGGGAGCCCCGACCGCCTCCGCGGTCCTGTCCGACGTCGTCGCCGCCGCCGCGCACCGGGTCCACGGGGGCCAGGCGCCCCGCGAGTCCTCCTACGCGCACCTGCCGGTCCTCGGTCCGGAGGCGGCCGTCACCCGCTACCAGATCCAGCTGCGCTCCGACGACTCCGTCGGCTCCCTGGCCGCCATGGCCACGGTCTTCGCCGACAACGGCGTCTCCATCAACTCGGTGCGCCAGAGCGCCTACGTCACCACCGATGGCAGCGACGACCAGGCCGTCGTCACCTTCGTGACCCACCCGGCCCCCGTCTTCCACCTCGACGCCGCTGTCGAAGGGCTGCGCGCCTCGGACCGGGTCGCCGAGGTCGTCTCCGTCCAACGCGTCGAGGGCGAGTGA